One segment of Gemmatimonadota bacterium DNA contains the following:
- the pqqE gene encoding pyrroloquinoline quinone biosynthesis protein PqqE: MPTATDPRPRLWRLARLGHDRVRDRPVLLWPEGAMFLNDSGRAILECCDGSRTVEAIAAELSSRYHADVLADVREYLGDLARRGLVTPAALATAAPSGDRAPSGSASARPGGEGALQGRAAEPPSRPAVAPQLGTPTTLLAELTYRCPLHCPYCSNPLEMSRADAELGTDDWKRVFTQARELGVLQLGLSGGEPLVRKDLEELVAHARAEGLYTTLVTSGLGLTRARAERLKAAGIDHVQVSFQDTDQANADRIAGITLGRQKQEAARLVKELDLAFSVNVVLHRGNLDRLPEIIAFAAEAGADRLELANTQYYGWALRNRGMLMPTRDQVERSRRVAEAALEQHRGGMQIIYVLPDYYETWPKPCYGGWGNVYILLTPDGRALPCHGATQIPGLPFVNVRDHHLGWIWREAPIFNAFRGDAWMQEPCRSCPRKAQDFGGCRCQAFALTGDATATDPVCSLAPQHALVEQALTETTAPLDYIYRQVTPV; this comes from the coding sequence ATGCCTACCGCGACTGACCCGCGCCCCCGGCTCTGGCGCCTGGCGCGGCTGGGGCACGACCGGGTCCGCGACCGGCCGGTGCTGCTGTGGCCCGAGGGCGCGATGTTCCTCAACGACTCGGGCCGCGCCATCCTCGAGTGCTGCGACGGCAGCCGCACCGTGGAGGCCATCGCCGCCGAGCTGAGCAGCCGCTACCACGCCGACGTGCTCGCCGACGTCCGCGAGTACCTCGGCGACCTGGCGCGGCGCGGGCTGGTCACGCCGGCGGCCCTCGCCACCGCAGCGCCGAGCGGCGACCGGGCCCCCTCGGGGAGCGCGTCCGCGCGACCCGGGGGTGAGGGAGCACTCCAGGGCCGAGCCGCCGAGCCGCCGAGCCGCCCCGCGGTGGCGCCGCAGCTCGGCACGCCCACCACGCTCCTCGCCGAGCTCACCTACCGCTGCCCGCTGCACTGCCCCTACTGCTCCAATCCGCTCGAGATGTCCCGCGCCGATGCCGAGCTGGGCACCGACGACTGGAAGCGCGTCTTCACTCAGGCCCGCGAGCTCGGCGTGCTCCAGCTCGGGCTCTCCGGGGGCGAGCCGCTGGTCCGGAAGGACCTCGAGGAACTGGTGGCGCACGCGCGCGCGGAGGGGCTCTACACCACGCTGGTGACCAGCGGGCTCGGGCTCACCCGCGCGCGGGCCGAGCGGCTCAAGGCGGCCGGCATCGACCACGTGCAGGTCTCCTTCCAGGACACCGACCAGGCCAACGCCGATCGCATCGCCGGCATCACGCTGGGACGGCAGAAGCAGGAGGCCGCCCGGCTGGTCAAGGAACTCGACCTCGCCTTCTCGGTGAACGTGGTGCTCCATCGCGGCAACCTTGACCGGCTGCCCGAGATCATTGCCTTCGCGGCGGAGGCGGGCGCCGACCGCCTGGAGCTGGCCAACACGCAGTACTACGGCTGGGCGCTCCGGAACCGGGGCATGCTCATGCCCACCCGCGACCAGGTGGAGCGCTCGCGCCGGGTGGCGGAGGCGGCGCTGGAACAGCACCGCGGCGGGATGCAGATCATCTACGTGCTGCCCGACTATTACGAGACCTGGCCCAAGCCCTGCTACGGCGGCTGGGGCAACGTCTACATCCTGCTCACGCCGGATGGCCGCGCCCTGCCCTGTCATGGCGCCACCCAGATCCCCGGCCTGCCGTTCGTCAACGTGCGCGACCATCACCTGGGCTGGATCTGGCGGGAGGCCCCGATCTTCAACGCCTTCCGAGGCGATGCCTGGATGCAGGAGCCCTGCAGGAGCTGCCCCCGGAAGGCCCAGGACTTCGGCGGCTGCCGCTGCCAGGCCTTTGCCCTCACCGGGGACGCCACCGCCACCGATCCCGTCTGCAGCCTGGCCCCGCAGCATGCGCTGGTCGAGCAGGCGCTGACCGAGACCACCGCGCCGCTCGACTACATCTACCGGCAGGTGACACCGGTGTAG
- a CDS encoding amidohydrolase family protein — protein sequence MMRHVAGLATVLALGLPAAAAAQAAPQRVLVHAGRLIDGLGDQPRDNQGILVEGRRIVRVGPWAELVATAGDAPQVDLSRMTVLPGLIDNHTHILLQGDITAEDYDVQLLKESIPYRTIRATVAARTALENGFTTLRDLETEGAMYADVDVKTAINRGIIPGPRLFVATRAFSATGMYPLSGYSWELRVPDGVQIVDGVDNIRRAVREQVKYGADWIKVYVDRRYFVAEDGRLHSWLNFTDEELKAFAEEAHRLGRKVAGHAIGWDGIDAALRAGFNTIEHGDGLTPDLIDRMVRQKVYWCPTIFVGAYVAEGRGGIWPVMVELERQAFGEAVRRGLAPYISYGTDAGGYAWTENQAKELDYMVRYGMTPMQAIKSATSTAARLLDQSANLGAVAAGRFADLVAVAGDPLADITELQRVRFVMKDGTIVKQ from the coding sequence ATGATGCGCCACGTCGCCGGTCTGGCCACCGTCCTGGCGCTCGGCCTCCCCGCGGCGGCCGCGGCCCAGGCGGCGCCCCAGCGGGTCCTGGTCCACGCCGGGCGCCTGATTGACGGCCTCGGCGACCAGCCCCGGGATAACCAGGGCATCCTGGTCGAGGGCCGGCGGATCGTCCGGGTGGGGCCCTGGGCCGAGCTCGTGGCGACGGCCGGGGACGCCCCCCAGGTGGACCTGAGCCGGATGACTGTCCTGCCCGGCCTGATCGATAATCACACCCACATCCTGCTCCAGGGCGACATCACCGCCGAGGACTACGACGTCCAGCTTCTCAAGGAATCGATTCCGTACCGCACCATCCGGGCCACGGTCGCGGCCCGGACCGCCCTCGAGAACGGTTTCACCACCCTGCGGGACCTGGAGACCGAGGGGGCGATGTACGCCGACGTCGACGTGAAGACCGCGATCAACCGGGGCATCATCCCCGGGCCCCGGCTGTTTGTGGCCACCCGGGCCTTCAGCGCCACCGGGATGTACCCGCTGTCCGGGTACTCCTGGGAGCTCCGGGTGCCTGACGGGGTGCAGATCGTGGATGGGGTGGACAACATCCGCCGCGCCGTGCGGGAGCAGGTCAAGTACGGCGCCGACTGGATCAAGGTCTACGTGGACCGCCGCTACTTCGTGGCGGAAGACGGCCGGCTGCACAGCTGGCTCAACTTCACCGACGAAGAGCTCAAGGCCTTCGCCGAAGAGGCCCATCGGCTGGGGCGGAAGGTGGCCGGCCACGCCATCGGCTGGGACGGCATCGATGCCGCCCTGCGCGCCGGGTTCAACACCATCGAGCATGGCGACGGGCTCACCCCCGACCTGATCGACCGGATGGTGCGGCAGAAGGTGTACTGGTGCCCGACGATCTTCGTCGGGGCCTACGTGGCGGAGGGGCGGGGCGGCATCTGGCCCGTGATGGTGGAGCTGGAGCGCCAGGCGTTCGGCGAGGCGGTGCGGCGCGGGCTCGCCCCCTACATCAGCTACGGCACCGACGCGGGGGGCTACGCCTGGACCGAGAACCAGGCAAAGGAACTCGACTACATGGTGCGCTACGGCATGACACCGATGCAGGCCATCAAGTCGGCCACCAGCACCGCGGCCCGGCTGCTCGACCAGTCGGCCAACCTCGGCGCGGTGGCCGCGGGACGCTTCGCCGACCTCGTGGCGGTGGCCGGCGACCCGCTGGCCGATATCACGGAACTGCAGCGGGTGCGCTTCGTGATGAAGGACGGGACCATCGTCAAGCAGTGA
- the pruA gene encoding L-glutamate gamma-semialdehyde dehydrogenase produces MNGVPNIPRPANDPILGYAPGSPERATLKAELERQAGETIEIPVIVGGKEVRTGDLHPVVSPHDHRRILARAHHADAATIAAALAAAREGWRRWSAMRFADRAAVFLKAADLLAGPWRARLNAATMLGQSKTAFQAEIDSACELIDFWRFNVYFAEQLLREQPASSALTWNRMEHRPLEGFVYAITPFNFTAIGGNLPTAPAIMGNVAIWKPAQTALLSNYYVMKLLEEAGLPPGVINFLPGDPVAVSHALLADRGLAGIHFTGSTAVFQSLWRTVGQNLGSYAGYPRIVGETGGKDFVLAHPSADVDALAVALVRGAFEYQGQKCSAASRAYVPASLWPRVRERVLAMMAELRMGDVRDFRNFLGAVIDQRAWDRLTGYLAQARKDPGVTVLAGGNASKETGYFVEPTLLQVDDPAYRTMCEELFGPVLTLYVYPDARWAETLTLVDQTSPYALTGAVFAQDRRAVAEADAALRHAAGNFYVNDKPTGAVVGQQPFGGARASGTNDKAGSILNLVRWVSPRSIKENFVPPKDYRYPFMAAE; encoded by the coding sequence ATGAACGGCGTCCCGAACATCCCGCGTCCCGCGAACGACCCGATCCTCGGCTACGCGCCGGGCAGCCCCGAGCGCGCCACGCTCAAGGCCGAGCTGGAGCGGCAGGCCGGCGAGACGATCGAGATCCCGGTGATCGTCGGCGGGAAGGAGGTGCGCACCGGCGACCTGCACCCCGTGGTGAGCCCGCACGATCATCGCCGCATCCTGGCCCGGGCCCACCACGCCGACGCCGCCACCATCGCGGCGGCCCTCGCCGCCGCGCGCGAGGGGTGGCGCCGCTGGTCGGCGATGCGGTTCGCGGACCGCGCGGCCGTCTTCCTCAAGGCGGCCGACCTGCTGGCGGGCCCGTGGCGGGCCCGGCTCAACGCCGCGACCATGCTGGGCCAGAGCAAGACGGCGTTCCAGGCCGAGATCGACAGCGCCTGCGAGCTGATCGACTTCTGGCGCTTCAACGTGTACTTCGCGGAGCAGCTGCTGCGGGAGCAGCCGGCCTCGTCGGCGCTCACCTGGAACCGCATGGAGCACCGGCCGCTCGAGGGCTTCGTCTACGCCATCACGCCCTTCAACTTCACCGCCATCGGCGGCAACCTGCCCACGGCGCCCGCCATCATGGGCAACGTGGCCATCTGGAAGCCGGCGCAGACGGCGCTGCTCAGCAACTACTACGTGATGAAGCTGCTGGAGGAGGCGGGGCTGCCGCCGGGGGTGATCAACTTCCTCCCCGGCGACCCGGTGGCGGTGAGCCACGCGCTGCTCGCCGACCGGGGGCTCGCGGGGATCCACTTCACCGGATCGACCGCGGTGTTCCAGAGCCTGTGGCGCACGGTGGGGCAGAACCTGGGCAGCTACGCCGGGTACCCGCGCATCGTCGGCGAGACCGGCGGCAAGGACTTCGTGCTGGCGCACCCGAGCGCCGACGTGGACGCGCTGGCGGTGGCGCTGGTGCGCGGCGCATTCGAATACCAGGGCCAGAAGTGCAGCGCCGCCTCGCGCGCGTACGTGCCGGCCAGCCTGTGGCCGCGGGTCAGGGAGCGGGTGCTGGCCATGATGGCCGAGCTCCGCATGGGCGACGTGCGGGACTTCCGCAACTTTCTGGGCGCCGTCATCGATCAGCGGGCCTGGGACCGGCTCACCGGCTACCTGGCGCAGGCCCGGAAGGACCCGGGCGTGACGGTGCTCGCGGGCGGGAACGCGAGCAAGGAGACCGGCTACTTCGTGGAGCCCACGCTGCTCCAGGTGGACGATCCGGCCTACCGGACCATGTGCGAGGAGCTGTTCGGTCCGGTGCTCACCCTGTACGTCTACCCCGACGCCCGGTGGGCCGAGACGCTCACGCTGGTGGACCAGACCAGCCCGTACGCGCTGACGGGCGCCGTGTTCGCCCAGGACCGGCGGGCGGTGGCCGAGGCGGATGCCGCCCTCCGGCACGCGGCGGGGAACTTCTACGTGAACGACAAGCCCACCGGCGCGGTGGTGGGGCAGCAGCCCTTCGGCGGCGCGCGGGCCAGCGGCACCAACGACAAGGCGGGCTCGATCCTCAACCTGGTGCGCTGGGTCTCGCCCCGCAGCATCAAGGAGAACTTCGTCCCGCCCAAGGACTACCGCTATCCGTTCATGGCGGCGGAGTAG
- a CDS encoding ABC transporter ATP-binding protein, whose translation MLSVELLKHFPDFTLDVQWTAEEGVVALFGPSGAGKTLTLECLAGLVRPDGGRIELRGQTLYDSVHGVHRPTRDRRLGAVFQGYALFPHLTVAENLAFGLERLARAARKQRTEELLERLRLTEVRGLRPAALSGGQQQRTALGRALAPDPDLLLLDEPLGALDSPLRRSLRDELAGMLRGFGKMAVVVTHDLAEACQLADRIVVYDRGRVVQVGPKDLVLSRPASADVAAALGVRNVLEGVVLNAGPDGVQLVWRGHLLVAAHGAAGSAQPSPGDRVAFFIRPEHVRLMRKDRYGAADARQVNLVRGTLVGEVNMGAAYSLQFVVEGEGTPPARGYDLEIAVPKLVHEKLCLHYDRQWTVSVQPSAIELLPTA comes from the coding sequence ATGCTCTCCGTCGAACTGCTCAAGCACTTCCCCGACTTCACCCTCGACGTCCAGTGGACGGCCGAGGAGGGCGTGGTGGCGCTGTTCGGCCCCTCGGGCGCCGGCAAGACCCTCACGCTGGAGTGCCTCGCGGGGCTGGTCCGGCCGGATGGGGGCCGGATCGAGCTGCGGGGACAGACCCTCTACGACTCGGTGCACGGGGTGCACCGCCCCACCCGGGACCGCCGGCTCGGCGCAGTGTTCCAGGGGTATGCGCTCTTCCCGCACCTCACGGTGGCGGAGAACCTCGCCTTCGGGCTGGAGCGGCTGGCGCGGGCCGCGCGGAAGCAGCGCACCGAGGAGCTGCTGGAGCGGCTCCGGCTCACCGAGGTGCGCGGGCTCCGTCCCGCCGCCCTGTCGGGAGGCCAGCAGCAGCGCACCGCGCTCGGCCGCGCGCTGGCGCCCGACCCCGACCTGCTGCTGCTCGATGAGCCGCTCGGCGCGCTGGACAGCCCGCTGCGCCGCAGCCTGCGCGACGAGCTGGCGGGCATGCTGCGCGGCTTCGGCAAGATGGCGGTGGTGGTCACCCATGACCTGGCGGAGGCCTGCCAGCTGGCCGACCGGATCGTGGTCTACGACCGCGGCCGCGTGGTGCAGGTGGGCCCCAAGGACCTGGTGCTCTCCCGCCCGGCAAGCGCCGACGTGGCCGCCGCGCTCGGGGTGCGCAACGTGCTCGAGGGGGTGGTGCTGAATGCAGGGCCGGATGGTGTGCAGCTGGTGTGGCGCGGTCACCTGCTCGTGGCGGCGCATGGCGCGGCGGGGAGCGCCCAGCCGTCGCCCGGGGACCGGGTGGCCTTCTTCATCCGGCCGGAGCATGTACGGCTCATGCGGAAGGACCGCTACGGCGCCGCCGACGCCCGCCAGGTGAACCTGGTCCGCGGCACGCTCGTCGGCGAGGTGAACATGGGCGCCGCCTACTCGCTGCAGTTCGTGGTCGAGGGGGAGGGCACCCCGCCCGCCCGCGGGTACGACCTCGAGATCGCGGTGCCCAAGCTGGTGCACGAGAAGCTCTGCCTGCACTACGACCGGCAGTGGACCGTCTCGGTCCAGCCGAGCGCCATCGAGCTGCTTCCCACCGCCTGA
- a CDS encoding ABC transporter permease subunit gives MTEPSAFALSVAGLATGLACLIGLPLAWLLGRHAFRGKSPLQALLLLPLVLPATLLGYCVVLLGQQPAVARGLALVGLVPAFDWRMGVLIATTGALAMFVRSAQAEFARVDRRLEQAARTLGRSEWSLFWAVTLPLAWRGVAAGVGLAFARAVGEVALTLLVARVAPTPSQAGTVGLVALTCAVLLLLSTARLTRAVS, from the coding sequence GTGACTGAGCCTTCCGCGTTCGCGCTGTCCGTGGCCGGGCTGGCCACCGGGCTCGCCTGCCTGATCGGGCTGCCGCTGGCCTGGCTGCTGGGGCGGCACGCCTTCCGCGGCAAGTCGCCGCTGCAGGCGCTGCTGCTGCTGCCGCTGGTGCTCCCCGCCACCCTGCTCGGCTACTGCGTGGTGCTGCTGGGCCAGCAGCCGGCGGTGGCGCGTGGCCTGGCGCTGGTCGGGCTGGTGCCCGCCTTTGACTGGCGGATGGGGGTCCTCATCGCCACCACCGGCGCGCTGGCGATGTTCGTGCGCTCGGCGCAGGCGGAGTTCGCGCGGGTGGACCGGCGGCTGGAGCAGGCGGCCCGGACCCTGGGCCGCTCGGAATGGAGCCTGTTCTGGGCGGTGACGCTCCCGCTGGCGTGGCGCGGGGTGGCCGCCGGGGTGGGGCTGGCATTTGCCAGGGCGGTCGGCGAAGTCGCGCTCACCCTGCTGGTGGCGCGGGTGGCTCCCACGCCGTCGCAGGCCGGCACGGTGGGGCTGGTGGCCCTCACCTGCGCGGTGCTGCTCCTCCTCTCGACCGCCCGCCTCACCCGCGCGGTGAGCTGA
- a CDS encoding TOBE domain-containing protein, translated as MELSARNQLRGRIRGLTIEGLMCEVRLEIGGQELVSIITRSSAERLRLTVGDEVLAVIKSTEVMIGRD; from the coding sequence GTGGAGCTGAGCGCCCGCAACCAACTGCGGGGCCGCATCCGCGGACTCACGATCGAGGGACTCATGTGCGAGGTCCGGCTCGAGATCGGGGGCCAGGAGCTGGTGTCGATCATCACCCGCTCCTCGGCGGAGCGGCTGCGGCTCACGGTCGGCGACGAGGTGCTGGCGGTGATCAAGTCCACCGAGGTCATGATCGGCCGTGACTGA
- a CDS encoding ABC transporter ATP-binding protein, whose product MLRASLRHALGEFRLECELEAAPGSTLVLVGESGSGKTTVLRLLAGLLRPQAGQIRVGAETWCDMADGSWLPPEARPVGYLSQDYALFPHLPVLDNVGFGLVASGVGRREARRRAGAALERLGLGDFAGRRPAELSGGQQQRVALARALILEPALLLLDEPLSALDLETRHAVRTELRRTLRALPCVTVFVTHSPLEAMLFGDRITVLDRGRVAQSGDAPALLRRPRTRYVATLLGLNLLPGRVRHRGPGEEVALETPRGLVTVLAAEAGEELFLVVSPDQVTLSREPPGASARNVFPGVVEEILPEPPHGERVRVVLGPAPSFVAEVTAEAAARLGLSVGQPAYASFKATSVAAYA is encoded by the coding sequence GTGCTCCGCGCTTCGCTCCGCCACGCGCTCGGTGAGTTCCGCCTCGAGTGCGAACTCGAGGCGGCACCCGGCAGCACGCTGGTCCTGGTCGGCGAGAGCGGCTCGGGCAAGACCACGGTGCTGCGGCTGCTGGCGGGGCTGCTCCGTCCGCAGGCCGGGCAGATCCGCGTGGGCGCGGAGACCTGGTGCGACATGGCCGACGGTTCCTGGCTGCCGCCCGAGGCCCGCCCGGTGGGCTACCTCTCGCAGGACTACGCGCTGTTCCCCCACCTCCCGGTGCTCGACAACGTCGGCTTCGGGCTGGTGGCTTCGGGGGTGGGGCGCCGGGAGGCGCGGCGGCGCGCGGGGGCGGCCCTCGAGCGGCTGGGGCTTGGGGACTTCGCCGGCCGCCGGCCCGCCGAGCTCTCGGGCGGCCAGCAGCAGCGCGTGGCGCTGGCGCGGGCCCTGATCCTCGAGCCCGCGCTGCTGCTGCTCGACGAGCCGCTCTCGGCCCTGGACCTGGAGACCCGCCACGCGGTGCGGACCGAGCTGCGGCGCACCCTGCGTGCGCTGCCCTGCGTCACCGTGTTCGTGACCCACTCCCCGCTCGAGGCCATGCTCTTCGGCGACCGGATCACCGTGCTCGACCGCGGCCGGGTGGCGCAGAGTGGCGATGCGCCGGCGCTGCTCCGCCGGCCGCGCACCCGCTACGTGGCCACGCTGCTCGGGCTCAACCTCCTGCCCGGGCGGGTGCGGCACCGGGGTCCGGGCGAAGAGGTGGCGCTCGAGACGCCGCGCGGCCTAGTCACGGTGCTGGCCGCCGAGGCGGGCGAGGAGTTGTTCCTGGTGGTGAGCCCCGACCAGGTGACGCTCTCGCGGGAGCCGCCGGGCGCGAGCGCCCGCAACGTCTTCCCCGGCGTGGTGGAGGAGATCCTCCCGGAGCCGCCGCACGGCGAGCGGGTCCGCGTGGTCCTGGGTCCGGCGCCGTCGTTCGTGGCCGAGGTGACCGCCGAGGCGGCGGCGCGGCTCGGCCTCTCGGTAGGCCAGCCGGCCTACGCCTCGTTCAAGGCCACGAGCGTGGCCGCATACGCCTGA
- the modB gene encoding molybdate ABC transporter permease subunit: MFGLAALLALLVALPVVALLFRVPPATLMAQLGSSGVREALRLSLLTSVAATAVSVLLGLPMAHLLATREFPGKRALEVLMDLPMVIPPTVAGFALLMAFGRAGLLGGTLSAFGITLPFTTAGVVVAQVFMAVPFFVGAARAGFAAVDPRFLDAAATLRAGEMHTFWRVRLPLALPSLVAGVGMAWARALGEFGATITFAGNLAGTTRTVPLDVYLLLHEDLAAAATLSLLLIIMAAVLLAAMRQAGLGLFAPPRAPRFAPPRAR, from the coding sequence ATGTTCGGGCTGGCCGCGCTGCTCGCCCTGCTGGTGGCGCTGCCGGTGGTGGCGCTGCTGTTCCGGGTACCGCCCGCAACCCTGATGGCGCAGCTCGGCTCGTCCGGGGTGCGGGAGGCGCTGCGGCTGAGCCTGCTCACGAGCGTGGCCGCCACGGCGGTGTCCGTGCTGCTCGGGCTTCCCATGGCGCACCTGCTCGCCACCCGCGAGTTCCCCGGCAAACGGGCGCTCGAGGTGCTGATGGACCTGCCCATGGTCATCCCCCCGACGGTGGCCGGGTTCGCCCTGCTGATGGCCTTCGGCCGCGCGGGGCTGCTCGGTGGCACGCTCTCGGCCTTCGGTATCACCCTCCCGTTCACCACGGCGGGCGTAGTGGTTGCCCAGGTCTTCATGGCGGTGCCGTTCTTCGTGGGGGCGGCCCGCGCCGGCTTCGCGGCCGTGGATCCGCGGTTCCTGGACGCCGCGGCCACGCTCCGGGCCGGCGAGATGCACACCTTCTGGCGGGTGCGGCTGCCGCTGGCGCTGCCGAGCCTGGTGGCCGGCGTGGGCATGGCCTGGGCCCGGGCGCTCGGCGAGTTTGGCGCCACCATTACCTTTGCCGGCAACCTCGCCGGCACCACCCGCACCGTCCCGCTCGACGTCTACCTGCTGCTGCACGAGGACCTGGCCGCCGCCGCCACGCTCTCGCTGCTCCTCATCATCATGGCCGCCGTCCTGCTCGCCGCGATGCGGCAGGCGGGACTGGGCCTCTTCGCGCCGCCCCGTGCTCCGCGCTTCGCTCCGCCACGCGCTCGGTGA
- the modA gene encoding molybdate ABC transporter substrate-binding protein: MNRSPNRAHRWLASGLFLLGALLSAPLAAQQTLTVFAAASLTEAFTDLGNAFERDHPGVTVRFNFAGSQALATQLAQGARADVLATADQRWMSYAKEHRLLSTEPATFARNRLVVVLPRSNPGYVEKLQDLTRPGLKLVLAGAQVPVGAYSREALRRLNGAPGFPAGYDRLVLGNLVSEEENVRAVVAKVQLREADAGIAYVTDVTARSREALTLLQIPDPYNPIAEYPVAAVAGGQAALAESFIALVLSAEGRRLLAARGFLTPGRVAP; encoded by the coding sequence GTGAACCGTTCCCCCAACCGAGCCCACCGGTGGCTGGCCAGCGGTCTCTTCCTGTTGGGCGCCCTGCTGTCGGCGCCCCTGGCGGCGCAGCAGACGCTCACGGTCTTCGCCGCCGCCTCGCTCACCGAGGCGTTCACCGATCTCGGGAACGCGTTTGAGCGGGACCACCCCGGGGTGACGGTGCGGTTCAACTTCGCCGGGAGCCAGGCGCTCGCCACGCAGCTGGCGCAGGGGGCCCGGGCCGACGTGCTGGCCACCGCGGACCAGCGCTGGATGAGCTACGCGAAGGAGCACCGGCTGCTGTCCACCGAGCCGGCGACCTTTGCGCGCAACCGGCTTGTGGTCGTCCTCCCACGATCCAATCCCGGCTACGTGGAGAAGCTGCAGGACCTGACCCGGCCTGGCCTCAAGCTGGTGCTCGCGGGGGCGCAGGTGCCGGTGGGGGCGTACAGCCGGGAGGCGCTGCGCCGCCTGAACGGCGCGCCGGGTTTTCCGGCGGGCTATGACCGCCTGGTGCTGGGCAACCTGGTGTCCGAGGAGGAGAATGTCCGGGCGGTGGTGGCCAAGGTGCAGCTGCGTGAGGCCGATGCCGGGATCGCGTACGTCACCGACGTGACCGCCCGCAGCCGCGAGGCGTTGACCCTTCTCCAGATTCCCGATCCGTACAATCCGATCGCCGAATACCCCGTGGCGGCCGTGGCCGGAGGCCAGGCCGCACTGGCCGAGTCGTTCATCGCCCTGGTGCTCTCGGCCGAAGGCCGGCGCCTGCTCGCGGCGCGCGGGTTCCTGACTCCCGGACGCGTGGCGCCCTGA
- a CDS encoding response regulator, whose amino-acid sequence MSEERRPSIRLKYQLAGTGTQAPPGNTVLVVDDDADMTRLIGAMLATRGLTAVAAYDAIQGFLVAQRQHPKFILVDWHMPAGGGPQLLRKLRDNPATHGIPVVVVTADGSPAIPEEAMALGARGVLHKPIDTDHFVEVVKSLVE is encoded by the coding sequence ATGAGTGAAGAACGGCGGCCGTCGATCCGGCTCAAGTACCAGCTTGCCGGCACCGGGACCCAGGCGCCGCCGGGCAACACCGTGCTGGTCGTGGACGACGACGCCGACATGACGCGCCTCATCGGCGCGATGCTCGCCACCCGGGGCCTCACCGCCGTCGCTGCGTACGACGCTATCCAGGGTTTCCTGGTGGCGCAGCGGCAGCACCCGAAGTTCATCCTGGTGGACTGGCACATGCCCGCCGGCGGCGGGCCGCAGCTGCTGCGGAAACTCAGGGATAATCCCGCGACGCACGGGATCCCCGTCGTGGTGGTGACGGCCGATGGCTCCCCCGCGATCCCCGAAGAAGCGATGGCCCTGGGTGCCCGAGGGGTCCTGCACAAGCCGATCGACACGGACCATTTCGTGGAGGTGGTGAAGTCGCTGGTTGAGTAG
- a CDS encoding saccharopine dehydrogenase NADP-binding domain-containing protein has protein sequence MSALRFAQEPTCDQLVIADAVPGRAQQLADRIGRPHVMALTLNAGDQVAVARALRETQSTILLNAALPATNLVVMRACLEAGADYIDMASGGAENDGTPKLPDQFALDAEFRAAGRLALLGMGADPGTSNIYAAYAAKHLLDEVTELRIRDGDNSVCEGHSGFLPVFSPWVFIDECTCGAVSWRDGQYHLEEALSGFEPFDFPELGVLNTYYVDHEEARTMPMFFPGLKVADFKLCLDDTTWHTLKVLKDLRLNGKEKVRVGDVEVSPRDLVVSLLPEPKNLAGRMRGKTCVGTLARGLRDGQERAYYIYNITSHEQAYRELGVQATAYQTGVPPVIAARLIAGGEWRGAGVFSPEQFDPDPFMRLLDVSGMPWHIRDEQTGVIDPEYIWIEEPLAA, from the coding sequence GTGTCCGCCCTGAGGTTCGCGCAGGAACCTACCTGCGACCAGCTCGTCATTGCGGATGCCGTCCCGGGCCGGGCCCAGCAGCTGGCCGACCGGATCGGACGCCCGCACGTGATGGCGCTGACGCTGAACGCGGGCGACCAGGTCGCCGTGGCCCGCGCCCTCCGTGAGACCCAGAGTACGATTCTGCTCAACGCGGCGCTGCCCGCCACCAACCTCGTCGTGATGCGTGCCTGCCTGGAGGCCGGCGCGGACTACATCGACATGGCGTCCGGCGGAGCCGAAAACGACGGCACGCCCAAGCTGCCCGACCAGTTCGCGCTGGACGCCGAGTTCCGGGCGGCCGGCCGCCTGGCCCTGCTGGGGATGGGCGCCGATCCCGGCACCAGCAACATCTACGCGGCCTACGCCGCGAAGCACCTGCTCGACGAGGTCACCGAGCTCCGCATCCGCGACGGCGACAACTCCGTCTGCGAGGGACACAGCGGGTTCCTGCCGGTCTTCTCGCCCTGGGTGTTCATCGACGAGTGCACCTGCGGCGCCGTCTCCTGGCGCGACGGGCAGTATCACCTCGAGGAGGCGCTGTCCGGCTTCGAGCCGTTCGACTTCCCCGAGCTGGGTGTCCTCAATACGTACTACGTGGACCATGAGGAAGCCCGGACCATGCCCATGTTCTTCCCGGGCCTCAAGGTCGCCGACTTCAAGCTCTGCCTCGACGATACCACCTGGCACACCCTCAAGGTCCTCAAGGACCTCCGGCTCAACGGCAAGGAGAAGGTCCGGGTGGGTGACGTCGAGGTCTCGCCGCGCGACCTGGTGGTCTCGCTGCTCCCCGAGCCCAAGAATCTCGCCGGACGGATGCGGGGCAAGACCTGCGTCGGCACCCTGGCGCGCGGCCTGCGCGATGGCCAGGAGCGGGCCTACTACATCTACAACATCACGAGCCACGAGCAGGCCTACCGCGAGCTTGGCGTGCAGGCCACCGCCTACCAGACCGGCGTGCCGCCGGTCATCGCGGCCCGGCTCATCGCCGGCGGCGAATGGCGGGGCGCCGGGGTCTTCTCGCCGGAACAGTTCGACCCCGATCCGTTCATGCGCCTGCTTGACGTGAGCGGGATGCCGTGGCACATCCGCGACGAGCAGACCGGCGTGATCGACCCGGAGTACATCTGGATCGAGGAGCCGCTGGCGGCATAA